From Linepithema humile isolate Giens D197 chromosome 8, Lhum_UNIL_v1.0, whole genome shotgun sequence, one genomic window encodes:
- the LOC137001424 gene encoding putative nuclease HARBI1 isoform X1 encodes MDENTIMDPNIILIIIWKKWQKWKKMKQTLQQRKVEKRHIFKLFLIWKLMMHQEEKVHHKMWVRPIFRERQRLLQGASNNLVREMEFGDHEMFFNYCRMSVDMFDQLLNVIGPLIEKQFVIRDPICPRTRLLVCLRYLASGDSMTSIAYSFRIGITTVSKIITETCEELWNTLHKSVFPEIKKENWLRIANDFATKWHFPHCIGAIDGKHVIIQSPPHSGSTFYNYKGSHSINLLAVCDANYCFTLVDIGGEGRQSDGGIFTHSNFGQRFQQNQMNLPQPRLIESSGPALPFILVADEAFALTHYMMRPYPRSGRLNCQRKVFNYRLSRARRMIESVFGILAAKWRIYRRPIIASVSIAVKIVQATVCLHNFVIQNENKLPLSERRYSRILSEVELRTSGALQEINNANRTNTHTRLASRIRDDFATYFENNGAVPWQWEKVLLNDF; translated from the exons ATGGATGAAAACACCATAATGGATcctaacataatattaataattatatggaAAAAATGGCAAAAGTGGAAGAAGATGAAGCAAACACTTCAACAGCGGAAAGTTGAGAAACGACATATATTCAAACTGTTTCTAATATGGAAACTGATGATGCATCAAGAGGAAAAAGTTCATCATAAAATGTGGGTGCGTCCGATATTTAGAGAAAGACAAAGATTATTGCAAGGTGCCAGTAATAATCTGGTCAGAGAAATGGAGTTTGGAGATCacgaaatgttttttaattattgtagaaTGTCCGTAGACATGTTCGATCAGTTGTTGAATGTTATTGGGCCACTCATTGAAAAACAGTTTGTCATTCGAGATCCAATATGCCCCCGTACCCGGCTTCTAGTATGCTTACGTTATTTAGCATCTGGGGACAGTATGACTTCAATAGCTTATTCTTTTCGGATTGGAATAACCACTgtctcaaaaattattactgaaaCATGCGAGGAATTGTGGAATACTCTCCACAAGTCAGTTTTCcctgaaataaagaaagagaattGGCTGAGAATCGCCAATGATTTTGCGACGAAGTGGCATTTTCCGCATTGCATAGGTGCGATAGATGGAAAGCACGTAATAATACAG TCACCTCCTCACAGTGGCtcaactttttataattacaaaggAAGTcatagtattaatttattagcgGTTTGTGACGCCAATTACTGTTTCACATTGGTTGATATTGGTGGAGAAGGCAGACAGAGCGACGGCGGGATCTTCACGCATTCAAACTTTGGTCAGCGATTTCAACAAAATCAAATGAATTTGCCACAACCGAGACTAATTGAATCTTCTGGGCCAGCATTACCATTTATATTAGTAGCGGATGAAGCATTCGCTTTGACTCATTACATGATGAGGCCGTATCCACGAAGCGGACGTCTAAATTGTCAAAGAAAAGTCTTTAATTACCGTCTCAGTCGAGCACGAAGAATGATTGAAAGCGTGTTTGGCATTTTAGCAGCGAAATGGCGAATTTATCGTCGACCGATAATCGCATCTGTCTCTATCGCAGTCAAAATTGTTCAAGCGACTGTATGCTTGCATAATTTCGTGATTcagaatgaaaataaattgccACTCTCCGAAAGGCGTTATAGTCGTATTCTCAGTGAAGTGGAATTAAGGACAAGCGGTGCATTGCAAGAAATAAACAATGCTAATAGAACAAATACTCATACCCGTCTTGCTTCCAGAATTCGAGACGACTTTGCTACATATTTCGAAAACAACGGGGCAGTACCCTGGCAATGGGAAAAAGTTCTGCtcaatgatttttaa
- the LOC137001424 gene encoding putative nuclease HARBI1 isoform X2, which produces MDENTIMDPNIILIIIWKKWQKWKKMKQTLQQRKVEKRHIFKLFLIWKLMMHQEEKVHHKIMSVDMFDQLLNVIGPLIEKQFVIRDPICPRTRLLVCLRYLASGDSMTSIAYSFRIGITTVSKIITETCEELWNTLHKSVFPEIKKENWLRIANDFATKWHFPHCIGAIDGKHVIIQSPPHSGSTFYNYKGSHSINLLAVCDANYCFTLVDIGGEGRQSDGGIFTHSNFGQRFQQNQMNLPQPRLIESSGPALPFILVADEAFALTHYMMRPYPRSGRLNCQRKVFNYRLSRARRMIESVFGILAAKWRIYRRPIIASVSIAVKIVQATVCLHNFVIQNENKLPLSERRYSRILSEVELRTSGALQEINNANRTNTHTRLASRIRDDFATYFENNGAVPWQWEKVLLNDF; this is translated from the exons ATGGATGAAAACACCATAATGGATcctaacataatattaataattatatggaAAAAATGGCAAAAGTGGAAGAAGATGAAGCAAACACTTCAACAGCGGAAAGTTGAGAAACGACATATATTCAAACTGTTTCTAATATGGAAACTGATGATGCATCAAGAGGAAAAAGTTCATCATAAAAT aaTGTCCGTAGACATGTTCGATCAGTTGTTGAATGTTATTGGGCCACTCATTGAAAAACAGTTTGTCATTCGAGATCCAATATGCCCCCGTACCCGGCTTCTAGTATGCTTACGTTATTTAGCATCTGGGGACAGTATGACTTCAATAGCTTATTCTTTTCGGATTGGAATAACCACTgtctcaaaaattattactgaaaCATGCGAGGAATTGTGGAATACTCTCCACAAGTCAGTTTTCcctgaaataaagaaagagaattGGCTGAGAATCGCCAATGATTTTGCGACGAAGTGGCATTTTCCGCATTGCATAGGTGCGATAGATGGAAAGCACGTAATAATACAG TCACCTCCTCACAGTGGCtcaactttttataattacaaaggAAGTcatagtattaatttattagcgGTTTGTGACGCCAATTACTGTTTCACATTGGTTGATATTGGTGGAGAAGGCAGACAGAGCGACGGCGGGATCTTCACGCATTCAAACTTTGGTCAGCGATTTCAACAAAATCAAATGAATTTGCCACAACCGAGACTAATTGAATCTTCTGGGCCAGCATTACCATTTATATTAGTAGCGGATGAAGCATTCGCTTTGACTCATTACATGATGAGGCCGTATCCACGAAGCGGACGTCTAAATTGTCAAAGAAAAGTCTTTAATTACCGTCTCAGTCGAGCACGAAGAATGATTGAAAGCGTGTTTGGCATTTTAGCAGCGAAATGGCGAATTTATCGTCGACCGATAATCGCATCTGTCTCTATCGCAGTCAAAATTGTTCAAGCGACTGTATGCTTGCATAATTTCGTGATTcagaatgaaaataaattgccACTCTCCGAAAGGCGTTATAGTCGTATTCTCAGTGAAGTGGAATTAAGGACAAGCGGTGCATTGCAAGAAATAAACAATGCTAATAGAACAAATACTCATACCCGTCTTGCTTCCAGAATTCGAGACGACTTTGCTACATATTTCGAAAACAACGGGGCAGTACCCTGGCAATGGGAAAAAGTTCTGCtcaatgatttttaa
- the LOC137001425 gene encoding uncharacterized protein: MTFLNDLLETRQTVSSLPNDVAESEEYGTLDQYENYDNVRFDISPRTPTTIHASPPALSPTSDPPRTPTPTLVSPRPSTFRSVSPTVINMTSRIAATNSRRLLQSADYADVPRQMSAPKKQKTDVLQTAIIEALKEPAHIVDPLDGFLARLGEGMRRLSYRDRSRLEIQFLTLLAEEEEKLHRKQLTT; the protein is encoded by the exons ATGACATTTTTGAACGACTTGCTTGAGACACGACA GACTGTGAGTTCATTGCCAAATGATGTTGCTGAAAGTGAAGAATATGGAACACTCGACCAATACGAGAATTATGATAATGTGAGGTTTGATATTTCTCCTCGGACGCCGACTACCATTCATGCCTCTCCACCAGCACTGAGTCCTACTTCTGATCCTCCACGAACGCCCACACCAACTCTCGTTTCTCCGCGGCCGTCAACGTTCAGAAGCGTCTCTCCAACAGTCATCAATATGACTTCGCGAATAGCGGCCACAAATTCAAGAA GATTGTTGCAAAGTGCTGACTATGCGGATGTACCCCGACAAATGTCCGCACCCAAAA AGCAAAAGACCGATGTATTACAAACTGCTATAATAGAAGCCTTAAAAGAACCAGCACACATTGTTGATCCGCTAGATGGATTTCTAGCACGGTTGGGAGAAGGCATGCGAAGGTTGTCGTATCGCGACAGAAGTCGCTTAGAAATACAATTTCTGACGTTGCTCgccgaagaagaagaaaaattgcatcGTAAGCAGCTTACAACGTAG